One window of the Streptobacillus felis genome contains the following:
- a CDS encoding PBECR4 domain-containing protein: MENLYIYNLLNKYMENFNNKIYVKFDDDSIIDFYFDRKKLSHILGLHYCNSNSRNADIIAEKIINNKINDDEILDLVRNNNVKFIKAVKNRIKYIESFLDNLESAFLTLVNKGSESDINSVNFIVETNEKKILELGLAIDNSDQYYIETFLVRNNDNNIDYSINKKIKEIFIIKNNELIPFSFDQNKNIVLIEEYKNNKDFNYKEFLKEYEYNLVKEPKNNWNKKNRDNEIER, encoded by the coding sequence ATGGAGAATTTATATATATATAATTTATTAAATAAATATATGGAAAATTTCAATAATAAAATTTATGTCAAATTTGATGATGATAGTATAATAGATTTTTATTTTGATAGAAAAAAATTATCACACATACTTGGGTTACACTATTGCAATAGTAATTCAAGGAATGCTGATATTATAGCTGAAAAAATTATTAATAATAAAATAAATGATGATGAAATTTTGGATTTAGTTAGAAATAATAATGTTAAGTTTATTAAAGCAGTTAAAAATAGAATTAAATATATAGAAAGTTTTTTAGATAATCTTGAGAGTGCGTTTTTAACTTTAGTTAATAAAGGAAGTGAAAGTGATATTAATTCTGTAAATTTCATTGTAGAAACAAATGAAAAGAAAATTTTAGAATTAGGACTTGCAATAGATAATTCAGATCAATATTATATTGAAACTTTTTTAGTAAGAAATAATGATAATAATATTGATTACTCAATAAATAAAAAAATAAAAGAAATTTTTATAATAAAAAACAATGAATTAATTCCATTTTCTTTTGATCAAAATAAAAATATTGTTCTTATTGAAGAATATAAGAATAATAAAGATTTTAATTACAAAGAGTTTTTAAAAGAATATGAATATAATTTAGTAAAAGAACCTAAAAATAATTGGAACAAAAAAAATAGAGATAATGAAATTGAAAGATAA